The following proteins come from a genomic window of Mycolicibacterium rufum:
- a CDS encoding TetR/AcrR family transcriptional regulator, with protein MVERLASGRHQLSREEVAAHQRQRLFKALAAVMTTNGYSNTTVDDVIKEAKVSRATFYQHFESKQDLFMAGYARMQRHVIDAIRTVPTTGTPMQNFAVMLDRYLGFIALDPSTARLYLLEVYAAGPEAMRRRVELQQEFVAGVAQIFGARNDADRFACQALVAAISTLVINTLTGGDADAVVALRTPILEYTERVMGSAPSPHA; from the coding sequence GTGGTCGAGCGGCTCGCGTCCGGCCGTCACCAACTCAGCCGGGAAGAGGTCGCAGCCCACCAGCGGCAGCGGCTGTTCAAGGCGCTCGCGGCGGTGATGACGACCAACGGCTACAGCAACACGACGGTCGACGACGTCATCAAGGAGGCCAAGGTCTCGCGGGCGACGTTCTATCAGCACTTCGAGTCCAAGCAGGACCTCTTCATGGCGGGCTACGCCCGGATGCAGCGCCACGTCATCGACGCGATCCGGACCGTCCCCACCACCGGCACCCCGATGCAGAACTTCGCCGTCATGCTCGACCGCTACCTGGGGTTCATCGCGCTCGACCCGTCCACCGCGCGGCTCTACCTGCTGGAGGTCTACGCCGCCGGTCCCGAGGCGATGCGCCGGCGGGTCGAACTGCAGCAGGAGTTCGTCGCCGGAGTCGCGCAGATCTTCGGGGCCCGCAACGACGCCGACCGGTTCGCCTGCCAGGCGCTGGTCGCGGCGATCTCGACGCTGGTGATCAACACCCTCACCGGCGGTGACGCCGATGCAGTCGTCGCGCTGCGCACCCCGATTCTGGAGTACACCGAGCGAGTGATGGGCTCAGCGCCGTCACCACATGCATGA
- a CDS encoding TetR/AcrR family transcriptional regulator — MTIESRGLRERKKWQTRQAIRREALRLFTEQGFADTTVEQIAEAAEVSPRTFYRYFGVKEAVLISVDHSPLIVAAFIAAPRDLTPIAAYQYAVTEVFGSLSEEDRQADLLGQELLYQVPEAHGLIYAEMIKLIGLITDALQHRQDEPTDVAERRVLAGAIVGVIMGAAHNDPLPEKSLPLALTILDAKIAW; from the coding sequence ATGACAATCGAGTCGCGCGGCCTGCGGGAACGCAAGAAGTGGCAGACCCGCCAGGCGATCCGGCGCGAGGCGTTGCGGCTGTTCACCGAGCAGGGCTTCGCCGACACCACGGTCGAGCAGATCGCCGAGGCCGCCGAGGTCTCACCGCGGACCTTCTACCGCTACTTCGGCGTGAAGGAAGCGGTGCTCATCTCCGTCGACCACTCGCCGCTGATCGTCGCGGCGTTCATCGCGGCACCCCGGGATCTGACCCCGATCGCCGCCTACCAATACGCGGTCACCGAGGTGTTCGGCTCGCTGTCGGAGGAGGACCGGCAGGCCGACCTCCTCGGCCAGGAGCTGCTGTACCAGGTGCCCGAGGCGCACGGGCTGATCTACGCGGAGATGATCAAGCTGATCGGGCTCATCACCGACGCTCTGCAGCATCGGCAGGACGAGCCCACCGATGTGGCTGAGCGCCGCGTGCTGGCCGGCGCGATCGTCGGCGTGATCATGGGTGCCGCGCACAACGACCCTCTTCCGGAGAAATCCCTTCCCCTGGCGTTGACAATCCTCGACGCGAAGATCGCGTGGTGA
- a CDS encoding MFS transporter — translation MTTAAPSTWAPLRSPVFRALWIAQLVSNLGTWMQTVGAQWMLVEDPRAAVLVPLVQTATTLPVMLLALPSGVLADLVDRRRLLIATQGAMAAGVAFLATLTGFGLTTPAVLLIVLFVIGCGQALTAPAWQAIQPDLVPPQQIPAAAALGSMSMNGARAIGPAIAGALVSLAGPTLVFALNAVSFIGIVGVLLWWRRPPIEHTFPPERALAALSAGGRYIRSSPIVRRILLRTALFIGPASALWGLLPVIAANQLGLSSSGYGLLLGALGVGALLGALLLSRLRSRFGQNMLLALGAGGFAAATAVLALVPNFAAVLAALVVGGAAWLLSLSTLNASMQLSLPGWVRARGLSVYQLIFMGGQALGSVVWGVVAGTTSSVTSLLVSVGLLAACGVSLLWWPLHRSTGNLDLTPSSHWPEPNLLFEPEPLDGPVLVLTSYRVAPENEEGFIAAMAVLGRSRQRTGAAQWRLFRSVEEESTFVETFVVRSWGEHMHQHYTRLTGQDALIESNVQKYVDGEALSQHYLAVRDSG, via the coding sequence GTGACCACCGCGGCGCCCTCCACATGGGCGCCGCTGCGCTCCCCGGTCTTCCGCGCGCTGTGGATCGCGCAACTGGTGTCCAACCTGGGCACCTGGATGCAGACGGTCGGCGCGCAGTGGATGCTCGTCGAGGATCCGCGGGCCGCGGTGCTGGTGCCGCTGGTGCAGACGGCGACGACGCTGCCGGTGATGCTGTTGGCGCTGCCGTCGGGCGTGCTGGCCGACCTGGTCGACCGGCGCCGGCTGCTGATCGCCACCCAGGGCGCGATGGCCGCCGGGGTCGCGTTCCTCGCGACACTGACCGGATTCGGGCTGACGACGCCGGCGGTGCTGCTGATCGTGCTGTTCGTCATCGGCTGCGGGCAGGCGCTCACCGCACCGGCGTGGCAGGCGATCCAGCCCGATCTGGTTCCGCCGCAACAGATCCCGGCGGCGGCGGCGCTGGGCAGCATGAGCATGAACGGCGCCAGGGCGATCGGGCCGGCGATCGCCGGCGCGCTGGTGTCGCTGGCGGGGCCGACGCTGGTGTTCGCGCTCAACGCCGTGTCGTTCATCGGCATCGTCGGGGTGCTGCTCTGGTGGCGCCGCCCGCCGATCGAGCACACCTTCCCGCCCGAGCGGGCGCTGGCGGCATTGAGCGCTGGGGGCCGCTACATCCGCAGCTCACCGATCGTGCGGCGGATCCTGCTGCGCACCGCGTTGTTCATCGGCCCGGCCAGCGCGCTGTGGGGGCTGCTGCCGGTGATCGCAGCCAACCAGCTGGGGTTGTCGTCGTCGGGCTACGGCTTGCTGCTCGGCGCACTCGGTGTGGGCGCGCTGCTGGGGGCGCTGCTGCTGTCGCGGCTGCGGTCGCGATTCGGGCAGAACATGCTGCTGGCCCTGGGAGCCGGGGGTTTCGCAGCGGCGACGGCGGTGCTGGCGCTGGTGCCGAATTTCGCGGCCGTGCTCGCCGCGCTGGTGGTCGGCGGGGCGGCGTGGCTGCTGTCGCTGTCGACGCTGAACGCGTCGATGCAGCTGAGCCTGCCGGGCTGGGTGCGGGCGCGCGGGCTGTCGGTGTACCAGCTGATCTTCATGGGCGGCCAGGCGCTCGGGTCGGTGGTGTGGGGCGTGGTCGCGGGGACCACGAGCAGCGTGACCAGCCTGCTGGTGAGTGTGGGTCTGCTGGCGGCGTGCGGGGTGTCGCTGCTGTGGTGGCCGCTGCACCGCAGCACCGGCAACCTCGACCTGACGCCGTCGTCGCACTGGCCGGAGCCGAACCTGCTGTTCGAGCCCGAGCCGCTCGACGGGCCGGTGCTGGTGCTGACCTCGTACCGCGTGGCGCCGGAGAACGAGGAGGGGTTCATCGCGGCGATGGCGGTGCTGGGCCGGTCGCGGCAGCGCACCGGCGCGGCGCAGTGGCGGCTGTTCCGCAGCGTCGAGGAGGAGTCCACCTTCGTCGAGACGTTCGTGGTGCGCTCCTGGGGCGAGCACATGCATCAGCACTACACGCGGCTGACGGGTCAGGATGCGCTGATCGAGAGCAACGTCCAGAAGTACGTCGACGGCGAGGCGCTGTCGCAGCACTACCTCGCGGTCCGCGACTCAGGCTGA
- a CDS encoding TetR/AcrR family transcriptional regulator, with protein MPLFRTGGLVAKGDVDQRIADATLELLRTRGPRGVTVEAVTARSGVAKTTIYRRYRDRREMLSAALGRLTPTAPPGADADPRERLRWVIEHAVEAVEGGIGFGGFAALLTDEDPEFTDVFRRLLAGQRAALETVIEDSWAGVDAATLIDALVGAYTAERARTGTVAEGWQTRLFDLFWPVVGSA; from the coding sequence ATGCCGTTATTCCGGACGGGAGGGCTCGTGGCCAAAGGTGACGTCGATCAGCGCATCGCCGACGCGACGCTGGAGCTGCTGCGCACCCGCGGCCCACGTGGCGTGACCGTCGAGGCCGTCACCGCCCGGTCCGGCGTCGCGAAGACGACGATCTACCGGCGCTACCGCGACCGGCGCGAGATGCTGTCGGCCGCGCTAGGCCGGTTGACACCCACCGCACCGCCCGGCGCGGACGCCGATCCGCGGGAACGGCTGCGCTGGGTGATCGAGCACGCCGTCGAGGCGGTCGAGGGCGGCATCGGGTTCGGCGGGTTCGCGGCGCTGCTGACCGACGAGGACCCGGAGTTCACCGACGTGTTCCGGCGCCTCCTCGCCGGACAGCGCGCCGCGCTCGAGACGGTGATCGAGGACAGCTGGGCCGGCGTCGACGCCGCGACGCTGATCGACGCGCTGGTCGGGGCGTACACCGCCGAGCGCGCCCGGACCGGGACCGTCGCCGAGGGCTGGCAGACGAGGCTGTTCGACCTGTTCTGGCCGGTGGTCGGCTCAGCCTGA
- a CDS encoding TIGR03617 family F420-dependent LLM class oxidoreductase, translated as MHVDAMTMPQPLLEVADLARRTQTAGFSGLLFTETGRTPYLNAAVAAQAAPGLELSTGVAVAFPRSPFVTAATAWELQEAAGGAFRLGLGTQVRTHVVRRYGVDFEHPGPRLRDYVLAVKACFAAFRTGKLDHRGDFYSLDFITPQWSPGPIDVPDPKVDIAAVNPWMLRMAGEVADGIHVHPLGEPGYIRRHVLPNRAAGAEKAGRSPDDIAVIVPVMTIVGDTDEERQRERELVRASMSFYGSTPNYAFIWDEAGFEGTTARIREKQKAGDFAGMAAQITDDHIAAFATESTWDGLADALRSKYDGVATRLVLYNALADREWFTRYGEVAQQLS; from the coding sequence GTGCATGTCGACGCGATGACGATGCCGCAGCCCCTGCTCGAGGTCGCCGACCTCGCCCGGCGCACGCAGACGGCGGGATTCTCGGGTCTGCTGTTCACCGAGACCGGTCGCACGCCCTATTTGAACGCCGCGGTCGCCGCGCAGGCGGCGCCGGGGCTCGAGCTGTCGACGGGCGTGGCGGTGGCGTTCCCGCGCAGCCCGTTCGTCACGGCGGCGACGGCGTGGGAGCTGCAGGAGGCCGCAGGCGGTGCGTTCCGGCTGGGGCTCGGCACGCAGGTGCGCACCCACGTGGTCCGCCGCTACGGCGTGGACTTCGAGCATCCGGGGCCGCGGCTGCGCGACTACGTGCTCGCGGTCAAGGCGTGCTTCGCGGCGTTCCGCACCGGCAAGCTCGACCATCGCGGCGACTTCTACAGCCTCGACTTCATCACTCCGCAGTGGAGCCCGGGTCCGATCGACGTGCCCGATCCGAAAGTCGACATCGCGGCGGTGAACCCGTGGATGCTGCGGATGGCCGGCGAGGTCGCCGACGGCATCCACGTGCACCCGCTGGGCGAGCCGGGCTACATCCGGCGCCATGTGCTGCCGAATCGGGCAGCCGGAGCCGAGAAGGCGGGCCGCTCCCCCGACGACATCGCGGTGATCGTGCCGGTGATGACGATCGTCGGCGACACCGACGAGGAGCGGCAGCGCGAGCGCGAACTGGTGCGGGCCAGCATGAGCTTCTACGGCAGCACCCCGAACTACGCGTTCATCTGGGACGAGGCCGGGTTCGAGGGCACGACGGCGCGGATCCGGGAGAAGCAGAAGGCCGGCGATTTCGCGGGCATGGCGGCTCAGATCACCGACGACCACATCGCGGCGTTCGCGACGGAGTCGACGTGGGACGGCCTGGCCGACGCGCTGCGGTCGAAGTACGACGGGGTCGCGACACGGTTGGTGCTGTACAACGCGCTGGCCGACCGCGAGTGGTTCACAAGGTATGGGGAAGTGGCTCAGCAGCTTTCGTGA
- a CDS encoding mechanosensitive ion channel family protein, with product MDVYNLAFEWTETNRHWLLEVPIRIVAYTFVVLLARFVLHRMIDRAATGRTRKTAAPQDPPPSRKPALLRGLRDRSTSSNARTAERRAQRAQTIASVLKSTVSIVLLIWFALGVLNVLGVNIAPFIASAGVVGLAIGFGAQNLVRDFVTGVFMLLEDQYGVGDTVDLGDATGEVESVGLRVTTVRDIDGTLWYVRNGEIARVGNMSQDYAVARIEVPVALTADVERAEKVALDAAHDALDDPKIAAKTLGEPEMLGVQELRSDQVTLRMTVKTRPNAQWSVQRRLRREILRAFDANGIELPYPAARIAAAVSE from the coding sequence ATGGATGTATACAACCTTGCCTTCGAATGGACCGAAACCAACCGGCACTGGCTGCTCGAAGTCCCCATCCGGATTGTTGCGTACACCTTCGTGGTTCTCCTCGCACGCTTCGTGCTGCACCGGATGATCGACCGCGCCGCCACCGGACGCACTCGGAAGACCGCGGCCCCCCAGGACCCGCCGCCCTCCAGGAAACCGGCCCTACTGCGCGGCCTGCGCGACCGCTCGACCTCATCGAATGCCCGGACCGCCGAACGCCGCGCCCAGCGCGCCCAGACCATCGCGTCGGTGCTGAAGTCGACCGTGTCGATCGTGCTGCTGATCTGGTTCGCCCTCGGCGTCCTCAACGTCCTCGGCGTCAACATCGCCCCGTTCATCGCCTCGGCCGGCGTCGTCGGCCTCGCCATCGGCTTCGGTGCGCAGAACCTGGTGCGCGACTTCGTCACCGGCGTGTTCATGCTGCTCGAGGATCAGTACGGCGTCGGCGACACCGTCGACCTCGGCGACGCGACCGGCGAGGTCGAGAGCGTCGGCCTCCGCGTCACCACCGTGCGCGACATCGACGGCACCCTCTGGTACGTCCGCAACGGCGAGATCGCCCGCGTCGGCAACATGAGCCAGGACTACGCCGTCGCCCGCATCGAGGTCCCCGTCGCACTGACCGCCGACGTCGAACGCGCCGAGAAGGTCGCCCTCGACGCCGCCCACGACGCGCTCGACGACCCCAAGATTGCCGCCAAGACCCTCGGCGAGCCGGAGATGCTCGGCGTCCAGGAACTGCGGTCCGACCAGGTGACGCTGCGAATGACGGTGAAGACCCGGCCCAACGCCCAGTGGTCGGTCCAGCGCCGGTTGCGCCGCGAGATCCTGCGCGCCTTCGACGCGAACGGCATCGAGTTGCCCTACCCGGCAGCCCGCATCGCGGCCGCGGTGTCCGAGTAG
- a CDS encoding PE-PPE domain-containing protein has protein sequence MSAPGRHHADGERRPHHRPLLGLAVAGALLPLVATPTAHAASVIPEGPLTVRTISPVKGNYINETLQGAVCDAPNTCTEIPYLSFITPFGVARLDDVLKTEANDEPIVIYAYSNGAQIAQHWIADHAEDADAPPAENVTFILMGNSTRKYGGADNEFNVSQPSQYHVIDIAREYDPVADFPDNPLNLLALANALSGFITQHDYRDVDINDPNNIVWDEGNTTYVLVPTENLPLLNPLRLIGLNALADQLNGPLKEIVDKGYDRSYIPADALPTPEPTPTVAAKTVVAEPDPAPAAVTKKTVVETEAVTSAPEPEPDVEDAKPAKSVKSVKESVSEDNDVADAVRSITKTATKELKKLTEPLKSLKPSRPSADDSTSPSKPSTRDAGSSDHGSSDSGE, from the coding sequence ATGAGCGCACCAGGCCGCCATCACGCCGACGGAGAACGTCGCCCCCATCACCGCCCCCTCCTGGGGCTCGCGGTCGCCGGCGCGTTGCTGCCGCTGGTCGCCACACCCACCGCTCATGCGGCGAGCGTGATCCCCGAGGGACCGCTGACGGTACGCACGATCAGCCCGGTGAAGGGCAACTACATCAACGAGACGCTGCAGGGGGCGGTCTGCGACGCACCCAACACGTGCACGGAGATCCCCTACCTCAGCTTCATCACCCCGTTCGGCGTCGCGCGGCTCGACGACGTCCTCAAGACCGAGGCCAACGACGAGCCGATCGTCATCTACGCCTACAGCAACGGCGCGCAGATCGCCCAGCACTGGATCGCCGATCACGCCGAGGACGCGGACGCTCCCCCGGCGGAGAACGTCACGTTCATCCTGATGGGCAACTCCACCCGCAAGTACGGGGGCGCGGACAACGAGTTCAACGTCTCGCAGCCGAGCCAGTATCACGTGATCGACATCGCCCGCGAATACGATCCGGTGGCCGACTTCCCGGACAACCCGCTCAATCTGCTGGCGCTGGCCAACGCGCTGTCGGGATTCATCACGCAGCACGACTACCGCGACGTCGACATCAACGACCCGAACAACATCGTGTGGGACGAGGGCAACACCACCTATGTGCTGGTGCCCACGGAGAACCTGCCGCTGCTGAACCCGCTGCGGCTGATCGGCTTGAACGCGCTCGCCGATCAGCTCAACGGTCCGCTGAAGGAGATCGTCGACAAGGGCTACGACCGCAGCTATATCCCCGCGGATGCCCTGCCGACTCCTGAGCCGACGCCGACTGTTGCCGCGAAAACCGTTGTCGCCGAGCCGGACCCCGCGCCGGCGGCGGTCACGAAGAAGACCGTTGTCGAGACCGAGGCGGTGACGAGCGCACCGGAGCCCGAGCCGGACGTCGAGGATGCGAAGCCCGCGAAGTCCGTCAAGTCCGTGAAGGAGTCGGTGTCGGAGGACAACGACGTGGCGGATGCGGTGCGGTCGATCACGAAGACAGCGACCAAAGAATTGAAGAAGCTGACCGAGCCGCTGAAGTCACTGAAGCCGTCGCGGCCGTCGGCCGACGATTCCACGTCGCCGAGCAAGCCGTCGACGCGGGATGCCGGCTCGTCAGATCACGGCTCGAGCGACAGCGGGGAGTAA
- a CDS encoding PE-PPE domain-containing protein: MVVLLGALIVALSTGVANASTALLLGGKGVYATLTEQQMAEAFGGYFADYDRRVNVPFPGKELYSSVAKGADNLYAAVYDPAYAGPKTIGGVSEGAPSVMEVLRRLEADRANTTDGKEPPPPSELNVAIYGAPSKRFLGKLADLPTPVTPYDVLIVRAEYDGLADFPDNAWNMLAVTNAVMGAMTLHVKNSNFDIRNNPTEYTIDVNEAGGTTTTILIPAEVLPILAPMVAFHFDPKFVAALDSKLRPKIDAAYNRPPMEYGIPPTLTGPPAPKPTTTTLAVESATKPEDDAPAPTRSVKRASSWKDAATRRQERIEKLRDTLEAKKSARKDDSDTEETTKPTKGADEKDSADTESKTESAPAAPAKADKAAASSGGSDSE; encoded by the coding sequence TTGGTCGTTCTTCTCGGAGCGCTGATCGTCGCCCTGAGTACGGGCGTGGCGAACGCCTCGACGGCCCTGCTCCTCGGTGGTAAGGGGGTTTACGCGACGCTCACCGAACAGCAGATGGCTGAGGCGTTCGGCGGCTACTTCGCCGACTATGACCGGCGCGTCAACGTTCCTTTCCCGGGCAAGGAGCTCTACTCGTCGGTCGCCAAGGGCGCCGACAATCTCTACGCCGCCGTCTACGACCCCGCCTACGCCGGACCCAAGACCATCGGCGGCGTCTCCGAAGGCGCGCCGTCGGTCATGGAGGTGCTGCGCCGGCTCGAAGCCGACCGCGCCAACACCACCGACGGCAAGGAGCCGCCGCCGCCCTCGGAACTCAACGTCGCCATCTACGGCGCACCCAGCAAGCGGTTCCTTGGCAAGCTCGCCGACCTGCCCACCCCCGTCACGCCCTACGACGTCCTCATCGTCCGCGCCGAATACGACGGCCTCGCCGACTTCCCGGACAACGCCTGGAACATGCTCGCCGTCACGAACGCGGTCATGGGAGCCATGACCCTGCACGTCAAGAACTCCAACTTCGACATCCGCAACAACCCGACCGAGTACACCATCGACGTCAATGAGGCCGGCGGGACGACCACCACCATCCTGATCCCCGCCGAGGTGCTTCCGATCCTCGCGCCGATGGTCGCCTTCCACTTCGACCCCAAGTTCGTCGCCGCCCTCGACAGCAAGCTGCGCCCGAAGATCGATGCGGCCTACAACCGGCCGCCCATGGAGTACGGCATCCCGCCGACCCTGACCGGTCCGCCCGCGCCGAAGCCCACCACCACGACGCTGGCCGTCGAGTCCGCGACCAAGCCGGAGGACGACGCGCCCGCCCCGACCCGCTCCGTCAAGCGTGCGTCGTCCTGGAAGGACGCCGCCACCCGCCGACAGGAGCGCATCGAGAAGCTGCGCGACACCCTCGAAGCGAAAAAGTCGGCGCGCAAGGACGATTCGGACACCGAAGAGACCACGAAGCCGACCAAGGGAGCCGACGAGAAGGACTCTGCCGACACCGAGTCCAAGACCGAGAGCGCCCCGGCCGCGCCGGCGAAGGCCGACAAGGCCGCGGCGTCCTCGGGCGGCAGCGACAGCGAGTAG